The following coding sequences lie in one Glycine max cultivar Williams 82 chromosome 19, Glycine_max_v4.0, whole genome shotgun sequence genomic window:
- the LOC100777952 gene encoding protein FATTY ACID EXPORT 1, chloroplastic isoform X2, producing the protein MSLERHDTDTAGSDTKNTLSYAADVSKLHVEEKKHSYSTKDGHDTEKLGFGEATQESVHQPKRTAKIHDFCLGIPFGGFVLTGGIIGFLFSRSPATLGSGVLFGGALLFLSTFSMKVWRQGKSSLPFILGQAALAGVLIWKNFQSYSLAKKIFPTGISAIISSAMLCFYLYVLISGGNPPPKKLKPSASTA; encoded by the exons TCTGATACCAAAAATACACTAAGTTATGCAGCTGATGTGTCAAAGCTACATGTTGAAGAAAAAAAGCACTCATATTCTACAAAAGATGGCCATGATACTGAAAAATTAGGTTTTGGAGAGGCAACACAGGAAAGTGTTCATCAACCGAAAAGGACTGCAAAGATTCATGACTTCTGTTTAGGCATCCCCTTTG GTGGATTTGTTTTAACTGGAGGGATTATTGGATTCCTATTTTCACGGAGTCCTGCAACACTAGGCAGTGGTGTGCTCTTTGGGGGTGCTTTACTATTCCTTAGCACCTTTAGCATGAAGGTTTGGAGGCAAGGAAAATCGAGTTTACCATTTATTCTAGGACAAGCAG CTTTGGCAGGGGTTCTTATCTGGAAGAACTTTCAAAGCTACTCATTG GCAAAGAAAATATTTCCAACGGGCATTAGTGCTATTATAAG TTCTGCAATGCTCTGCTTTTATTTATATGTGCTTATCTCTGGAGGAAATCCCCCACCTAAGAAATTGAAGCCATCTGCCAGCACTGCATGA